One part of the Maribacter aquivivus genome encodes these proteins:
- a CDS encoding cupin domain-containing protein, with amino-acid sequence MLKNKKNIKVMKLVAITILFTIAQGCGENVDKSEKKDDSLAELSLDEKEESHIHDSSTHSHTSKRIVKPEDAQQLWIFPESKDKLGSGGLLQIYMDPESHPDASSGFSKYELGVGGALPEHKHNKTEEIAYFLSGTGIVISYKDDVRIETIVKEGYVWYTAPGEWHSFQNTGNEPLKLVFATVPNAKHGLLNFFKKVGVEPGQEPSNALSAEEFAKLASDNDLILKPAEID; translated from the coding sequence ATGCTTAAAAACAAAAAGAACATTAAAGTAATGAAATTAGTTGCCATTACTATATTATTTACCATCGCTCAAGGTTGTGGTGAAAATGTGGATAAATCTGAGAAGAAAGATGACTCACTAGCTGAACTTTCTCTTGACGAAAAAGAAGAATCTCATATTCATGATAGTTCCACGCATTCACATACTAGCAAGAGAATAGTAAAGCCAGAGGACGCTCAACAATTGTGGATATTTCCAGAGAGCAAAGACAAACTTGGGTCAGGTGGGTTGCTTCAAATTTATATGGACCCTGAAAGTCACCCTGATGCTTCTTCAGGTTTTTCAAAATACGAGTTGGGTGTAGGTGGAGCCTTACCAGAGCACAAGCATAACAAAACGGAAGAAATCGCTTATTTTCTGTCAGGAACAGGTATCGTTATTAGTTATAAGGACGATGTTCGTATAGAAACAATTGTTAAAGAAGGCTATGTATGGTATACTGCACCTGGTGAGTGGCATTCATTTCAAAACACTGGTAATGAACCTTTAAAACTGGTATTTGCAACGGTGCCAAATGCTAAACACGGTCTATTGAATTTTTTCAAGAAAGTAGGGGTAGAGCCAGGGCAAGAACCGTCTAATGCCTTAAGTGCAGAGGAATTTGCCAAATTGGCATCGGACAATGATCTTATTTTAAAACCTGCAGAAATCGATTAA